The genome window TCTCAGCGTGGTTTACCTGACCGAAGAAATGGCGGATGGCACTGAGGCCAAGCTAATTCCAGTGGTGGCTTATCCTGAGAGCGCTGCTGCTTGGGATGATGAGCACTTTTTATTACCTGCCGCAGAAGCAACACTGCCGCGCTTGCTAGCGGCAGATGCTAACCCTGCTACGTCTACTCAGTCTGCTTTGAGCCCACCGTTCTTGGCAGAGGATGAAGTTGGCCCCAATCCAGAGCAGTTCCATAACGAGGCTTTACAGCACCAACGCCAAGTTGTATTGCCTTTGATGCATGAGGGTATGGTGATGGGACTGCTCGTGACCGAGCGAGACGATCGCGCTTGGAGTGAACAGGAGCGATCGCAAATTGAACAAGTAGCTCATACCTTAGCGTTGGGCTGTGTCTTAGACCAACGCAGTCAATGGCTAGAACGGGAACAGCATCAACAGCGGCGGCTCCAGGCTCAACAATCTAATCTGTTCGACACATTGTTACATCAGTTTCGCAATCCCTTAACGGCGATGCGAACCTTTGGCAAGCTCTTGCTGCGACGCCTTGGCACCGGAGACCCAAACCGGGATGTGGCTAGCAGCATTGTGCGAGAGAGCGATCGCTTACAGGAGTTGTTACAACAGTTTGACCAAGCTATTGATTTGGGTAGAGCTGATTCAACGCCTTTAACACTCGCTCCTGCTCAGACAGACAGCTCTACACCGCCCAATACCGCTGTGCCTGCCAGTTCGCAGTTTGAGTCGTCGGTTGACTTTGCCATTGACCGCTCTGAGTCAAGTGTCAATCGGGCGAGTAGTATTCGATCTGGGCCTTCTGTGCCTTTACTGCCCGCGGCTGGATTTCTGACAGGTGTCAATCTCAAGCTAGAGCCTTGCGCGCTCGCTAGTATCCTAGAGCCTCTGATTGCTTCGGCGAGCGCGATCGCGCAAGAACGAGAGCTAGCGCTATATACCCATATGCCATCTGACTTGCCTTGGGTGAAAGCTAATGCCAAGGCGCTCCGAGAAGTATTAAGCAACCTGTTGGACAATGCCCTGAAATATACACCCGCGCAAGGGCAAGTCTATGTGGAAGTCAGTACAGGCTGGTCTGTGCCCCTACCCCGCAGCCATGCTGACTGGTTAGGCATTGCTATCTGGGATACAGGACCAGGGATTCCTCCTCAAGATCTGGCGCATTTGTTTGAGCGGCACTACCGGGGGGTACAAGCCCAGACTGGGATTCCGGGGACTGGGTTGGGCTTAGCGATCGCCCATGATTTGGTGCAGCAAATGCAAGGCGAGATTCAAGTGTTTAGCCCCGCGCAGCAAAGCAGCATTGTGCATTTTGTGCGGTCTCTTCCCCTGACGGTGGGACCAGGAACCGCTTTTGTCGTTTGGTTACCGCTCGCTTCAACGGCCAAAGCCACCTAAAAAAGCCCTCAAACAAAAAGCTGCTAAACAAAAACGATCGCAACTACGAAGGTCACGATCGCTGTTTGGTTGAGTGGGAAGTTGCGTATCTAAATTGGAGTGCTTAAGTCAAACTGAAATGTTTGCAGTTTAACTATGGCGCTTATGACGCTAATTGAGCTTACTGATTGGTAGAACCTGTGGGGAGAACCAAATCAGAGTTCAGCGTTAGATTCAGGTCTTGGTTGGGATCAACTCGAATCAAGGTAACGCGATCGCGGCCTAGGAAGAGCCCGATTAGACCACCGATGCCAGCACCACCCAGTACTTCTTCAGTGGCGATCGCTCGGTCTCCAGTCACAGCAGCCACCGCTGCGGCAGCAGCAGCACCCAAAGCGGCATCCTTGACGATGGTGCCCGCGCTAGCGCCCTTACGCACCTCTTCGGTCGTGGTGATTACTTCAG of Trichocoleus sp. FACHB-46 contains these proteins:
- a CDS encoding GAF domain-containing sensor histidine kinase, which translates into the protein MLIPTSSEFVALCRAQVELLTQGLGASLSVVYLTEEMADGTEAKLIPVVAYPESAAAWDDEHFLLPAAEATLPRLLAADANPATSTQSALSPPFLAEDEVGPNPEQFHNEALQHQRQVVLPLMHEGMVMGLLVTERDDRAWSEQERSQIEQVAHTLALGCVLDQRSQWLEREQHQQRRLQAQQSNLFDTLLHQFRNPLTAMRTFGKLLLRRLGTGDPNRDVASSIVRESDRLQELLQQFDQAIDLGRADSTPLTLAPAQTDSSTPPNTAVPASSQFESSVDFAIDRSESSVNRASSIRSGPSVPLLPAAGFLTGVNLKLEPCALASILEPLIASASAIAQERELALYTHMPSDLPWVKANAKALREVLSNLLDNALKYTPAQGQVYVEVSTGWSVPLPRSHADWLGIAIWDTGPGIPPQDLAHLFERHYRGVQAQTGIPGTGLGLAIAHDLVQQMQGEIQVFSPAQQSSIVHFVRSLPLTVGPGTAFVVWLPLASTAKAT